The genomic segment GAGATCGGGGGACGTGGCGTTCTCCTCCACCAGGCGGACGAGGGCGCTGCCGACCACGACCCCGTCCGCGAAGGATGCGATCGATCGGACCTGGTCAGGTCGGCCGATCCCGAACCCCACCGCGATCGGCAGCCGGGATGCCTGGCGGGCGGCGCGCACCTGGTCGGCCAGGCCGGCAGGAAGGTCGTCGGACACTCCCGTGACTCCGGTGCGCGAAATGAAGTAGATGAAGCCGCCGGACAGGGCGCCCACCGACTGCACCCTCTCGGGCGAGGAGGTCGGCGACAGGAGGCCGACGAGATCGATCCCCGCCTCCCCCAGCGCGCCGCGCAGATCGTCAGCCTCGTCCAGCGGCAGATCGGTGACCAGGACGCCATCGACCCCCGAGCGCCCGGCCTCGAGCGCGAACGGCCCGACCCCCATGCGGTGCACGGGATTGTAGTAGGTGAACAACACGACGGGTGGCCCACCGTCCCGGCGCACCTCGGCCGCCAGTCCCAGGCAGGAGCGCAACGTCACGCCGTTCCGGAGCGCTCGCTCCGCCGCCCGCTGGTTGACCGGTCCGTCCGCGATCGGATCGGAGAACGGCACCCCGATCTCCAACAGATCCGCGCCGCCGCGCTGGAGCGCTCCGGCCAGACGGCGGGTGGTGGGAAGGTCCGGATCGCCCGCCGTGACGTACGGAATCAGGGCGCAACGCCCGCGGCTGCGCGCCGCCGCGAAGGCGGCGGCGATCCGGCCTGCGGCCCTGCCCGGATTCCGGCTCACAGCCCGCCCGCCTCCTCCCCTTCCCGGCGCGCCACCTGGGCGACGTCCTTGTCGCCGCGGCCGGACAGGTTGACGATGACCCGCGCTCCCAGGCGCCCATCCGCGCCTTCGCGCAGGAGCCACGCGACCGCGTGCGCCGACTCCAGCGCCGGGATGATCCCCTCCAGCTCGGCCAGGCCGTGGAACGCGGCAAGCGCCTCCTCGTCCGAGACATGCGTGTAGGTGGCGCGCCCCGTGTCGCGCAGGTGCGCGTGCTCCGGACCGACGGCAGCGTAGTCCAGGCCCGCCGAGATCGAGTGGGTCCCGACGATGTTCCCATCCTCGTCCTGGAGGAGAAAGGTCCGCGTCCCGTGCAGGACTCCGACGCTGCCGCCGGCGAAACGGGCGGCGTGGCACCCGGGCTCGAGTCCCGCGCCCCCCGCCTCGACTCCGATGAGGCGCACATCCCGATCGTCCAGGAAGGCGTGGAACAGCCCGATCGAATTGCTGCCTCCTCCGACGCAGGCGATGAGGGCGTCCGGCAAGACCCCCTCGGCCTCCAGGATCTGCAGGCGCGCCTCGTGGCCGATGACCGACTGGAAGTCCCGCACCATGGCCGGGTACGGGTGGGCACCGAGGACCGAGCCGAGGACGTAGTGCGTGTCACGGACGTTCGTCACCCAGTCGCGCATCGCCTCGCTGATGGCGTCCTTGAGCGTGCGGCTCCCGGCGCCGACGGGCCTCACCTCCGCACCGAGCAGCTTCATCCGGTAGACGTTGAGCGCCTGCCGTCGCATGTCCTCCTCGCCCATGTAGATGGCGCAGCGCATGCGG from the Candidatus Polarisedimenticolia bacterium genome contains:
- the trpB gene encoding tryptophan synthase subunit beta — protein: MKTPDDRGRFGPYGGRYVPETLMSPLLELESAWKAARTDAGFHRELDHYLKTYAGRPTPLYRADNLAARLGGRTRVYLKREDLAHTGAHKINNTIGQALLARRMGKARIIAETGAGQHGVATATVAALFRMRCAIYMGEEDMRRQALNVYRMKLLGAEVRPVGAGSRTLKDAISEAMRDWVTNVRDTHYVLGSVLGAHPYPAMVRDFQSVIGHEARLQILEAEGVLPDALIACVGGGSNSIGLFHAFLDDRDVRLIGVEAGGAGLEPGCHAARFAGGSVGVLHGTRTFLLQDEDGNIVGTHSISAGLDYAAVGPEHAHLRDTGRATYTHVSDEEALAAFHGLAELEGIIPALESAHAVAWLLREGADGRLGARVIVNLSGRGDKDVAQVARREGEEAGGL
- the trpA gene encoding tryptophan synthase subunit alpha; the encoded protein is MSRNPGRAAGRIAAAFAAARSRGRCALIPYVTAGDPDLPTTRRLAGALQRGGADLLEIGVPFSDPIADGPVNQRAAERALRNGVTLRSCLGLAAEVRRDGGPPVVLFTYYNPVHRMGVGPFALEAGRSGVDGVLVTDLPLDEADDLRGALGEAGIDLVGLLSPTSSPERVQSVGALSGGFIYFISRTGVTGVSDDLPAGLADQVRAARQASRLPIAVGFGIGRPDQVRSIASFADGVVVGSALVRLVEENATSPDLEDRVEAFCRSLSAPLGT